Proteins found in one Pararge aegeria chromosome 12, ilParAegt1.1, whole genome shotgun sequence genomic segment:
- the LOC120628355 gene encoding uncharacterized protein LOC120628355 produces MSSSSRKKCLRSQTRETIAKVYEFLKIDARDILELVSDPVCSASPILISKLSEHLNSVRKRTAMAVGVSERTVTNILAEGKESDSKFKSPHKDRKKRLKKLELDNFNVDVIRSTIQNYHLEHRELPTLLKLKGIFQDKLNYDGSISTLRTALLKLGYKWRKTVDNRRVIIERHDIQKLRFSYLKNLLRYRQENRCIVYTDESYILTNHVQNKGWGNKDGPPLKRNLSKGQRIIIVHAGSEQGFVPNALLTYKANSVSGDYHSNMNAENYEKWLKERLVPNLPPNSVVVLDNASYHNVQNDRAPNSNSKKIEMQRWLTEKNIAFNQDMKKIELYDLIKKNKENYICYKIDDILQRYGIKVLRLPPYHPELNPIENVWGILKNYIASRNVDQNVTEIMKLINECLSQIDEGMWGNTCRHVQKKEEEYYRHFDMESEFIINLDESSESENSSFDFSSSDSE; encoded by the exons ATGTCTAGTTCTTCacggaaaaaatgtttaaggagtcag actCGAGAAACCATTGCTAAGGTATACGAATTTCTGAAAATAGATGCGAGAGATATATTGGAACTAGTAAGTGATCCAGTTTGCAGTGCAagtccaattttaatatcgaaactaagtgaacatttaaataGCGTACGGAAAAGAACAGCAATGGCAGTGGGGGTATCAGAGAGAACAGTTACTAATATATTGGCTGAAGGAAAAGAATCTGACTCTAAGTTTAAATCTCCGCATAAAGAccgtaaaaaacgtttaaagaagttagaattagacaactttaacgttgatgttatacgttccactattcaaaattaccatttagaacATCGTGAGTTACCTACCTTGCTAAAGTTGAAAGGAATATTTCAAGATAAACTTAACTATGATGGAAGTATTTCGACTCTGCGTACAGCTTTGTTAAAGTTGGGATACAAATGGCGAAAAACTGTGGATAACAGACGTGTTATTATAGAGCGGCATGACATCCAAAAACTACGATTTTCctacctaaaaaatttactcagaTACCGTCAAGAAAATCGGTGTATCGTATATACAGATGAGAGCTATATCTTAACTAATCATGTTCAAAACAAAGGATGGGGTAATAAAGATGGACCACCTTTAAAGAGAAACCTGTCGAAAGGACAAAGAATTATCATTGTGCATGCTGGTTCAGAACAAGGTTTCGTACCTAACGCACTATTGACATACAAAGCAAATAGTGTTTCTGGTGATTACCATTCTAACATGAACGCGGAAAACTATGAAAAGTGGCTAAAAGAACGTCTAGTACCGAATCTTCCACCTAACTCTGTGGTTGTGCTTGATAATGCCTCATACCATAACGTTCAAAATGACAGAGCCCCAAATtcgaattccaaaaaaatagaaatgcagagatggctgacagaaaaaaatatagcttttaatcaagatatgaaaaaaattgaactgtatgatttgattaaaaaaaataaagaaaactatatcTGTTACAAGATTGATGACATACTTCAGCGATATGGCATAAAAGTTCTTCGATTGCCACCATATCATCCTGAACTAAACCCCATAGAAAATGTGtggggaattttaaaaaattatattgcttcgCGTAATGTCGACCAAAATGTGACGGAAATAATGAAActcataaatgaatgtttaagtcAAATTGATGAAGGGATGTGGGGTAATACTTGTCGacatgtacaaaagaaagaagaagaatactatAGACATTTTGACATGGAGTCAGAATTCATAATTAACCTTGATGAGAGCAGCGAATCCGAAAATTCATCATTTGATTTTTCAAGTAGCGATTCAGAataa